In Antechinus flavipes isolate AdamAnt ecotype Samford, QLD, Australia chromosome 3, AdamAnt_v2, whole genome shotgun sequence, a genomic segment contains:
- the TMEM147 gene encoding transmembrane protein 147, giving the protein MTLFHFGNCFALAYFPYFITYKCSGLSEYNAFWKCVQAGATYLFVQLCKMLFLATFFPTWEGGAGIYDFIGEFMKATVDLGDLVGLHLVMSRNAGKGEYKVMVAALGWATAELIMSRCIPLWVGARGIEFDWKYIQMSIDSNISLVHYIAVSALVWMFTRYDLPRNFRPPLTLLLGISVYKAFILEAFVHLFSLGSWTALLVRAVMTGVLALSSLSLFVTLVHGN; this is encoded by the exons ATGACCCTGTTCCACTTTGGAAATTGTTTTGCCCTGGCGTACTTCCCCTACTTCATCACGTACAAGTGCAGCGGCCT GTCAGAGTACAACGCTTTCTGGAAATGTGTGCAGGCGGGAGCCACCTACCTCTTTGTGCAGCTGTGCAAG ATGCTGTTTCTCGCGACCTTCTTTCCCACGTGGGAAGGTGGAGCCGGCATCTACGACTTCATAGGG GAATTCATGAAGGCAACTGTGGACCTGGGCGACCTCGTGGGCCTCCACCTTGTCATGTCTCGGAACGCCGGGAAGGGAGAGTACAAGGTTATGGTGGCGGCCCTGGGGTGGGCCACAGCGGAGCTCATCATGTCCCG CTGTATCCCTCTCTGGGTTGGAGCCAGGGGCATCGAGTTCGATTGGAAATACATCCAGATGAGCATTGATTCCAACATCAGCTTG GTCCACTATATTGCGGTCTCTGCCCTGGTGTGGATGTTCACACGATATGACCTGCCACGAAACTTCCGTCCCCCATTGACTCTGCTCTTGGGAATCAGTGTCTACAAAGCCTTTATCCTGGA GGCTTTTGTCCACCTCTTCTCCCTGGGCAGCTGGACGGCGCTGCTGGTCCGAGCGGTGATGACTGGTGTCCTCGCCTTGagttctctcagtctctttgtcaCTCTTGTACATGGCAACTGA